Below is a genomic region from Acidimicrobiales bacterium.
CATGCGGCCGGCCGACCTCCGCCGCCACCAGCACGCCACCGGCATCGAGATCGTGTCCACCGTGAGCCACGAGCTGCGCTCGCCCCTCACGTCGGTCAAGGGCTACACCAGCCTCCTGCTCAACCGCTGGGACCGCCTCCGGGACGACCAGAAGCGGATGATGCTCGAGCAGGTGAACCACGACGCCGACCGGGTCACCCGCCTCATCACCGAGCTGCTGGACATCAGTCGGCTGGAGTCCGGGCGCCTGGTGCTGCGACGCCAGATGGTCGACCTCCCCGAGCTGAGCCGCAACGTGGTCGAGAAGGTGAAGATGGAGTACCCCGAGCTCGACTGCGCCATCGACTTCCCGCCGACGTTCCCGTCGATCTACGCCGACCCCGACAAGGTGGTGCAGGTCCTCACCAACCTGGTCGAGAACGCCTGCAAGTACGCCTCGCCCATCGGCATGTCGGTCGAGGGCAGCGTGGGGGACTCGGAGGTGGCCATGTCGGTGCGCGACCAGGGCGAGGGCTTTCCCGAGCGGGACCTGGCGAG
It encodes:
- a CDS encoding PAS domain-containing sensor histidine kinase — its product is MSAYDVLPDAVVCLDGDRRIVEANAMASALTGFAVGELVGRSCDVLSPRAKDGTPLLDGAWHASARLRSVRLVPEHEITIDRADGEHVRVFAAGRYQRAADGAVAGLVVSMRPADLRRHQHATGIEIVSTVSHELRSPLTSVKGYTSLLLNRWDRLRDDQKRMMLEQVNHDADRVTRLITELLDISRLESGRLVLRRQMVDLPELSRNVVEKVKMEYPELDCAIDFPPTFPSIYADPDKVVQVLTNLVENACKYASPIGMSVEGSVGDSEVAMSVRDQGEGFPERDLARVFTKFFRRAETKPNGTGLGLWISRGLVEAHGGRLDVTSVPGKGSTFRFTLPLYAFEELHPQ